Proteins encoded together in one Thermoplasmatales archaeon BRNA1 window:
- a CDS encoding Dissimilatory sulfite reductase (desulfoviridin), alpha and beta subunits, with protein MPKIIAENCVACGACADVCPEGAITIDDVAVIDDSKCVDCGACVDECNSDAIEN; from the coding sequence ATGCCTAAGATCATCGCTGAGAACTGTGTTGCCTGCGGAGCATGCGCCGATGTGTGCCCCGAGGGAGCAATCACCATCGACGATGTCGCAGTCATCGACGACTCCAAGTGCGTCGACTGCGGCGCCTGCGTCGACGAGTGCAACTCCGACGCTATCGAGAACTGA
- a CDS encoding Thioredoxin reductase, which produces MVYDVIIIGAGPAGLTAGIYARSKMMKTLILDSGRVGGQLVALYPEKGIHNYPGFETIQARKLSDKLYAQAESLECDIRENEPVDTIENGDQKLLVTTPNGTYEGMSVIVAIGMGRFTPKRMGAEGEDRLEGKGVSYILPVKEELVGKKVVLFGGGNSAIDMSLIADSVTDTTIVHRRAEFRADEISVKNLDESNVRKIMNASVKSFNGEEKLESITLEQEGKELVIPADLAVVNIGITADLGVLKKWNLDLTENGYIKTGLDMSTSRPGIFACGDAVDYPGKYKQIITACGEAATATVAAYKFVKKPYWA; this is translated from the coding sequence ATGGTCTACGATGTCATCATAATCGGCGCCGGTCCGGCTGGACTCACCGCAGGGATCTACGCCAGGTCAAAAATGATGAAGACTCTGATCCTCGACTCCGGAAGGGTCGGCGGTCAGCTCGTCGCGCTCTATCCCGAGAAGGGTATCCACAACTACCCCGGGTTCGAGACCATCCAGGCCAGAAAGCTTTCCGACAAGCTCTACGCCCAGGCGGAGTCGCTGGAATGCGACATCCGCGAGAACGAGCCCGTGGACACCATCGAGAACGGGGACCAGAAGCTCCTGGTCACCACCCCGAACGGCACCTATGAGGGAATGTCCGTCATCGTCGCCATCGGAATGGGGAGGTTCACCCCCAAGAGGATGGGTGCCGAGGGAGAGGACAGGCTCGAGGGCAAGGGGGTCTCCTATATCCTCCCCGTGAAGGAGGAGCTCGTAGGTAAGAAGGTCGTCCTTTTCGGCGGAGGGAATTCCGCCATCGACATGTCCCTCATCGCAGACTCCGTCACCGACACCACCATCGTGCACCGCCGCGCTGAGTTCAGGGCGGACGAGATCAGCGTCAAGAACCTCGACGAAAGCAATGTCCGCAAGATCATGAACGCCAGTGTCAAGTCCTTCAACGGAGAGGAGAAGCTGGAGAGCATCACCCTCGAGCAGGAGGGCAAGGAGCTCGTCATCCCCGCGGACCTCGCTGTCGTCAACATCGGGATCACCGCGGACCTCGGGGTCCTTAAGAAGTGGAACCTCGACCTCACCGAGAACGGCTACATCAAGACCGGGCTCGACATGAGCACCAGCAGGCCCGGCATCTTCGCATGCGGCGATGCCGTTGACTACCCCGGCAAGTACAAACAGATCATCACCGCCTGCGGTGAGGCCGCGACGGCAACCGTCGCCGCCTACAAATTCGTGAAGAAGCCTTATTGGGCCTGA
- a CDS encoding 4Fe-4S binding domain protein codes for MPKVIEDKCVGCGNCADVCPNDAIEIKDVAVIDEAKCVECDACVDECPSGAIEPSD; via the coding sequence ATGCCCAAAGTGATTGAGGACAAATGCGTAGGGTGCGGCAATTGTGCGGATGTCTGTCCGAACGATGCCATCGAGATCAAGGACGTCGCAGTCATCGACGAGGCAAAATGCGTCGAGTGCGATGCCTGCGTCGACGAGTGTCCGTCCGGCGCAATCGAACCCAGCGACTGA
- a CDS encoding 4Fe-4S binding domain protein, protein MPKIIAENCVACGACADACPEGAITMEDVAVIDDSKCIDCGACVDECSSDAIEN, encoded by the coding sequence ATGCCTAAGATCATCGCTGAGAACTGTGTTGCCTGCGGAGCATGCGCAGACGCCTGCCCCGAGGGAGCAATCACCATGGAGGACGTTGCAGTCATCGACGACTCCAAATGCATCGACTGCGGAGCCTGCGTCGACGAGTGCTCCTCCGACGCCATCGAGAACTGA
- a CDS encoding Cytosine deaminase-related metal-dependent hydrolase, with the protein MISVDGYVWVEGGFIRGHAYSDGSSLEISEGPLGGSPDIRGIIVPSFVDCHTHCADAGARPSQGMSLEELVAPPDGLKHRYLRETPRSKLVNDMCQYGKDAFRNGVSAFIDFREGGVDGCRMLRESGAQAAVYGRPSSAETDPNEIRDILTVADGIAISSVSDIPRRTAEMIADVCRKERRPFALHASERVREDIDFILSLEPAFVVHMTEATAADMRACAENDVPIVACPRSNAFFGKTPNLALMMDSGAEISLGTDNAMLCDPDMRKEALLASGILGTGGRNASDVWNCLFGCSKKILNRSGTYVTKVAEGRTMAVLPFEGSDPLSALRSDASVTLFRREESP; encoded by the coding sequence ATGATTTCGGTCGACGGATACGTGTGGGTGGAGGGCGGTTTTATCCGCGGGCATGCGTATTCCGACGGGAGTTCCCTGGAGATATCCGAAGGCCCCCTGGGAGGATCCCCGGATATCAGAGGCATCATCGTCCCGTCATTTGTCGACTGCCACACGCACTGCGCGGATGCGGGGGCCCGTCCATCACAGGGGATGTCCCTCGAGGAACTGGTCGCTCCTCCAGACGGACTTAAGCACAGATATTTGAGGGAAACGCCCCGCAGCAAACTTGTGAATGACATGTGCCAGTATGGAAAGGATGCTTTCAGGAACGGCGTATCCGCCTTCATCGATTTCCGCGAAGGAGGCGTTGACGGATGCCGGATGCTGAGGGAGTCGGGGGCACAGGCCGCCGTATACGGAAGGCCGTCCTCCGCCGAAACCGACCCGAACGAGATAAGGGACATCCTGACCGTCGCCGACGGCATAGCGATATCGTCGGTATCCGACATCCCCCGCAGGACGGCTGAGATGATCGCTGACGTCTGCCGTAAGGAACGCAGACCGTTCGCCCTCCACGCAAGCGAAAGGGTCCGCGAGGACATCGATTTCATCCTGTCCCTGGAGCCCGCCTTCGTCGTCCACATGACCGAGGCGACCGCTGCTGACATGCGTGCCTGCGCCGAGAACGATGTCCCCATCGTAGCATGCCCCCGCTCCAATGCCTTCTTCGGTAAAACGCCGAATCTGGCACTTATGATGGATTCCGGTGCGGAGATCTCATTGGGCACAGACAACGCGATGCTCTGCGACCCGGACATGAGGAAGGAGGCCCTGCTGGCCTCTGGCATTCTGGGTACCGGAGGCAGAAATGCCTCCGACGTCTGGAACTGTCTCTTCGGGTGTTCGAAGAAGATATTAAATCGCTCGGGAACGTATGTTACCAAAGTAGCGGAGGGCAGGACGATGGCTGTGCTGC